A window of the Mus musculus strain C57BL/6J chromosome 18, GRCm38.p6 C57BL/6J genome harbors these coding sequences:
- the Mc4r gene encoding melanocortin receptor 4: MNSTHHHGMYTSLHLWNRSSYGLHGNASESLGKGHPDGGCYEQLFVSPEVFVTLGVISLLENILVIVAIAKNKNLHSPMYFFICSLAVADMLVSVSNGSETIVITLLNSTDTDAQSFTVNIDNVIDSVICSSLLASICSLLSIAVDRYFTIFYALQYHNIMTVRRVGIIISCIWAACTVSGVLFIIYSDSSAVIICLISMFFTMLVLMASLYVHMFLMARLHIKRIAVLPGTGTIRQGTNMKGAITLTILIGVFVVCWAPFFLHLLFYISCPQNPYCVCFMSHFNLYLILIMCNAVIDPLIYALRSQELRKTFKEIICFYPLGGICELSSRY; the protein is encoded by the coding sequence ATGAACTCCACCCACCACCATGGCATGTATACTTCCCTCCACCTCTGGAACCGCAGCAGCTACGGGCTGCACGGCAATGCCAGCGAGTCGCTGGGGAAGGGCCACCCGGACGGAGGATGCTATGAGCAACTTTTTGTTTCCCCCGAGGTGTTTGTGACTCTGGGTGTCATAAGCCTGTTGGAGAACATTCTAGTGATCGTGGCGATAGCCAAGAACAAGAACCTGCACTCACCCATGTACTTTTTCATCTGTAGCCTGGCTGTGGCAGATATGCTGGTGAGCGTTTCGAATGGGTCGGAAACCATCGTCATTACCCTGTTAAACAGTACGGATACGGATGCCCAGAGCTTCACCGTGAACATTGATAATGTCATTGACTCTGTGATCTGTAGCTCCTTGCTCGCATCCATTTGCAGCCTGCTTTCCATTGCGGTGGACAGGTATTTCACTATCTTTTACGCGCTCCAGTACCATAACATCATGACGGTTAGGCGGGTCGGGATCATCATAAGTTGTATCTGGGCAGCTTGCACTGTGTCAGGCGTCCTCTTCATCATTTACTCGGACAGCAGCGCTGTCATCATCTGCCTCATTTCCATGTTCTTCACTATGCTAGTTCTCATGGCCTCTCTCTATGTCCACATGTTCCTGATGGCGAGGCTTCACATTAAGAGGATTGCTGTCCTCCCAGGCACAGGGACCATCCGCCAGGGTACCAACATGAAGGGGGCGATTACCTTGACCATCCTGATTGGAGTCTTTGTTGTCTGCTGGGCCCCGTTCTTTCTCCATTTACTGTTCTACATCTCTTGCCCTCAGAATCCATACTGCGTGTGCTTCATGTCTCATTTTAATTTGTATCTCATACTGATCATGTGTAACGCCGTCATCGACCCTCTCATTTATGCCCTCCGGAGTCAAGAACTGAGGAAAACTTTCAAAGAGATCATCTGTTTCTATCCTCTGGGAGGCATCTGTGAGTTGTCTAGCAGGTATTAA